From Candidatus Defluviilinea gracilis, a single genomic window includes:
- a CDS encoding type II secretion system F family protein: protein MSAGLLIFGGVVVLVIIAVVVFSIRANAAAQGEADDPLQERLSEFIQRGEVASLEEIELSQNFSERVLIPAVRRLGEFSARFTPQKMIQDTARNLELAGNPWPVDAPTFLAIRFILAVLLGGFMITTVALNPAPQASNNFLYIGGALFGGFFLPHLILTRRITQRQSEVRRAMPDALDLLTICVEAGLGFDAAMAKVTEKWENELSLAFARTIREVQLGKTRREALKAMGDRLGIPEVSSFVAAIIQSEMLGVSMARVLRIQSDQMRVKRRQIAEEAAHKAPVKMIVPMALLIFPSIMIIILTPAALNIYATL from the coding sequence GTGAGCGCTGGATTATTGATCTTCGGCGGTGTTGTTGTCCTGGTCATTATTGCCGTGGTGGTCTTCAGCATCCGGGCGAACGCGGCCGCGCAAGGCGAAGCGGACGATCCGTTGCAGGAGCGGCTTTCGGAATTCATTCAGCGGGGCGAAGTGGCGTCTCTTGAGGAGATTGAGCTTTCTCAGAACTTCAGCGAACGGGTGCTCATCCCGGCGGTGAGGAGGTTGGGCGAATTTTCAGCCCGCTTTACGCCCCAAAAGATGATTCAAGATACTGCCCGTAATCTTGAATTGGCGGGTAACCCCTGGCCCGTGGATGCGCCCACGTTTTTGGCAATTCGATTTATCCTCGCCGTTTTGTTGGGCGGATTCATGATTACAACGGTGGCTTTGAATCCCGCGCCACAAGCAAGTAACAACTTTTTATATATCGGCGGCGCGCTCTTTGGAGGGTTTTTTCTGCCGCATCTCATCTTGACGCGCCGAATCACCCAGCGGCAATCTGAAGTGCGCAGGGCAATGCCCGACGCCTTGGATTTGTTGACGATCTGCGTAGAGGCTGGCTTGGGTTTTGACGCCGCCATGGCAAAAGTGACCGAGAAATGGGAGAATGAACTTTCTTTGGCATTTGCGCGGACCATTCGCGAAGTGCAGTTGGGCAAGACCCGCCGCGAAGCCTTGAAAGCGATGGGAGACCGTCTGGGAATCCCCGAAGTATCGAGTTTTGTGGCGGCGATCATTCAAAGCGAAATGTTGGGCGTGAGCATGGCGCGCGTTTTGAGAATTCAATCGGATCAAATGCGCGTCAAGCGACGCCAGATTGCGGAAGAAGCGGCTCATAAGGCGCCAGTAAAGATGATCGTCCCCATGGCGTTGTTGATCTTCCCGTCCATTATGATCATTATTCTCACTCCGGCGGCGCTTAATATTTACGCAACTTTGTGA
- a CDS encoding DUF2007 domain-containing protein, whose protein sequence is MSQSNLELLAEIQGRWQADIIKGYLALHGIDAHLAQEAIGQLIPTNLDIFGRVEIFVANEDLDTARTLMETYFDNMEAK, encoded by the coding sequence ATGAGCCAATCAAACCTGGAATTGCTCGCTGAAATTCAAGGTCGCTGGCAGGCGGATATCATTAAAGGATACCTTGCCCTGCATGGGATCGATGCCCACCTCGCGCAGGAGGCGATCGGTCAACTGATTCCCACAAACTTGGACATCTTTGGACGCGTGGAAATTTTTGTGGCAAACGAAGATCTGGACACTGCCCGAACTTTAATGGAAACTTATTTTGATAACATGGAGGCGAAATGA
- a CDS encoding YwiC-like family protein, whose translation MQPYAFKKHITIPQDHGSWVFILSPLLIGIFAGNTFNYGSFNLIVAAMAAFMLRQPTTVLVKILAARRPDSELPVARFWLALYSAIALVSVIALVLEGFYFILYLAVPGAFVFGWHLWLVRNRDERKQVGVEIIATGVLSLTAPAAYWIGVGRYDPAGWWLWILVWFQSAASIIHAYMRLDQRVLKAMPTRNESWKMGFRAALYTTFNLASTLTLGLLGFLPSLLFLPYLLQWSETIWGIFFPAVGWKPTRIGVRQLIVSILWTVLFILVWR comes from the coding sequence ATGCAACCATACGCCTTCAAAAAACATATCACCATACCTCAAGATCACGGCTCGTGGGTCTTCATCCTCAGCCCATTACTGATCGGCATCTTTGCCGGGAACACCTTCAACTACGGCTCCTTCAACCTGATCGTCGCGGCAATGGCGGCGTTCATGCTCCGCCAGCCCACAACCGTGCTGGTTAAAATTCTCGCGGCTCGCCGCCCGGATAGCGAACTACCCGTTGCGCGGTTCTGGCTCGCCCTCTATTCAGCCATCGCCCTGGTATCGGTCATCGCCCTCGTCCTTGAAGGTTTCTACTTCATCCTGTATCTGGCGGTTCCGGGCGCGTTCGTCTTTGGCTGGCATTTATGGCTGGTGCGCAATCGCGATGAAAGAAAACAGGTCGGCGTCGAGATTATCGCCACAGGCGTGCTATCGCTAACCGCGCCCGCCGCCTATTGGATCGGTGTCGGACGATACGACCCCGCAGGCTGGTGGTTATGGATCCTTGTGTGGTTTCAATCCGCGGCAAGCATTATCCACGCCTACATGCGACTCGACCAACGCGTCTTGAAAGCGATGCCCACTCGCAACGAATCGTGGAAGATGGGATTCCGCGCCGCGCTCTACACCACCTTCAACCTCGCTTCCACCCTGACGTTAGGCTTGCTCGGCTTTCTCCCCAGCCTTCTCTTCCTCCCCTACCTCTTACAATGGAGCGAGACCATCTGGGGAATCTTTTTCCCCGCCGTGGGATGGAAACCCACCCGCATCGGCGTTCGCCAGTTGATCGTTTCCATTTTGTGGACAGTATTGTTTATTCTTGTGTGGAGGTGA
- a CDS encoding DUF59 domain-containing protein translates to MTEETVNEIQWTIHQTNPELVQPARASLSEVIDPEIGMHIIQLGLVRDISIENGVAHVKMILTTPFCPYGPAMIEMTKAKAMEGLNMPVTIEMGMDMWDFSMMEDPSALDWGMYA, encoded by the coding sequence ATGACCGAAGAAACCGTCAACGAAATCCAATGGACGATCCACCAGACTAATCCTGAGCTAGTTCAACCTGCCCGCGCGAGCCTCTCCGAGGTGATCGACCCGGAGATCGGGATGCACATCATCCAACTGGGATTGGTGCGCGACATTTCCATCGAAAACGGCGTTGCCCACGTGAAAATGATCCTTACCACCCCGTTCTGCCCGTACGGTCCCGCCATGATCGAAATGACCAAAGCCAAAGCCATGGAAGGACTCAACATGCCTGTCACCATCGAAATGGGCATGGACATGTGGGACTTCTCGATGATGGAAGATCCCTCCGCGTTGGACTGGGGAATGTACGCGTAG
- the folB gene encoding dihydroneopterin aldolase, producing MDKVIIKNLLARGIIGVNDWERSRAQNILINLTLFTDTHRAAETDHINDCADYSKMSKKVMAHAESVQRLTVEALANDLAKLCLEDANVQKVIVRVEKPGAVRFAESVGVEIERSRDE from the coding sequence ATGGACAAAGTCATCATCAAAAACCTGCTCGCCCGCGGCATCATCGGCGTCAACGACTGGGAACGCAGCCGCGCCCAAAATATCTTGATCAACCTCACCCTCTTCACCGACACGCATCGCGCGGCGGAGACCGATCACATCAACGATTGCGCGGATTACAGCAAGATGTCGAAGAAAGTGATGGCGCACGCCGAAAGCGTACAGCGTCTCACCGTGGAAGCGCTCGCCAACGATCTGGCGAAGCTCTGCCTTGAGGATGCGAACGTGCAAAAAGTCATCGTCCGCGTGGAGAAGCCAGGCGCGGTGCGCTTTGCCGAATCGGTGGGCGTGGAGATCGAACGTAGCCGCGATGAATGA
- a CDS encoding peptidylprolyl isomerase, with amino-acid sequence MTIDPSAKYFAAFKMQNGGEFVAELFADKAPVTVNNFVFLAREGFYNGLTFHRVIDGFMAQGGDPFGDGTGDPGYSFEDEIRDDLVFDKAGLLAMANSGPNTNGSQFFITFGPAEWLNGLHTIFGQVIEGMDVVNGITRTEPGSGVPADVIETITITEK; translated from the coding sequence ATGACCATTGACCCATCCGCAAAGTATTTTGCCGCGTTCAAGATGCAAAATGGCGGCGAGTTTGTGGCTGAGCTCTTTGCAGACAAAGCGCCAGTGACCGTGAATAATTTTGTATTCCTCGCCCGTGAAGGTTTTTATAACGGCTTGACGTTCCATCGCGTGATCGACGGCTTCATGGCGCAGGGCGGCGACCCGTTCGGGGATGGGACAGGCGATCCCGGCTATTCTTTCGAGGATGAGATCCGCGACGATCTTGTGTTTGACAAGGCCGGACTGCTCGCCATGGCGAATTCGGGTCCGAACACGAACGGTAGTCAGTTTTTTATCACATTCGGACCAGCCGAATGGCTGAACGGTTTGCATACGATTTTTGGGCAAGTGATCGAGGGCATGGATGTGGTCAACGGTATTACGCGCACGGAGCCGGGTTCCGGCGTCCCTGCCGATGTGATCGAGACGATTACGATCACTGAGAAATGA
- a CDS encoding SDR family oxidoreductase yields MPDQPLKNKTVLITGAARRLGRMFALACAQAGADVVIHHAHSQADAESLRDEITRLGGRAWIVQADLNDSTQTGDLIRLVNESTPLHFLVNSAAIFESLTFDSTTLDDWNRHLALNLTAPFLLSQAFARQADEGARIVNILDWRALRPAADHFPYTVSKSALAAMTKSMAVALAPKITVNGLALGAIIPPADGNASPDITKNIPMKRWAKENEVEQALLFLLTSPTFITGEIIHVDGGRHLV; encoded by the coding sequence ATGCCCGATCAGCCTCTCAAAAATAAAACCGTCCTCATCACTGGCGCGGCTCGCCGCCTCGGGCGGATGTTCGCACTGGCGTGCGCGCAAGCGGGCGCGGATGTCGTCATCCATCACGCGCACTCGCAAGCGGATGCTGAATCGTTACGCGACGAAATCACGCGACTCGGTGGACGCGCGTGGATTGTTCAAGCGGACTTAAACGATTCAACTCAGACGGGCGACCTGATTCGGCTTGTCAACGAATCCACGCCTCTGCATTTTCTCGTCAACAGCGCCGCGATCTTCGAGTCACTCACGTTCGATTCAACCACGCTGGATGATTGGAACCGTCACCTCGCCCTCAACCTCACCGCGCCTTTCCTCCTCAGCCAAGCCTTCGCCCGTCAAGCAGACGAAGGCGCGCGCATCGTCAACATCCTCGACTGGCGCGCCCTGCGCCCCGCCGCGGACCACTTCCCCTACACCGTGAGCAAGTCCGCGCTCGCGGCGATGACCAAGTCCATGGCGGTTGCCCTCGCGCCGAAGATCACGGTCAATGGACTTGCGCTCGGCGCCATCATCCCTCCCGCCGATGGAAACGCCTCGCCCGACATCACGAAAAATATCCCCATGAAACGCTGGGCAAAAGAAAATGAAGTGGAACAAGCCTTGCTGTTCCTGCTCACCTCCCCCACGTTCATCACAGGCGAGATCATTCATGTGGATGGCGGAAGACATTTGGTATAG
- the raiA gene encoding ribosome-associated translation inhibitor RaiA: MTSKIDVQARNMRLTDNTREYVEKKTAKLERLLQDIEEVYIELSHEKNARQASDRQVAQMTVRGKGFLLRTEERADDLHLAFDTALDKMQRQIERYKGKRHRGRGDGRSAAEVVEEEEMPVDETGELLPLIAKRKKFIIMPMNEDEAVEQMRLLGHNNFFIFFNAEKNSIQVLYRRRNGSYGLIEPIVG, translated from the coding sequence ATGACAAGCAAGATCGATGTTCAGGCTCGAAACATGCGTTTGACCGATAACACCCGCGAGTATGTTGAAAAGAAGACCGCCAAACTTGAGCGGCTCCTTCAAGATATAGAAGAAGTTTACATCGAGTTGTCGCACGAGAAGAACGCGCGGCAGGCGAGCGACCGGCAAGTGGCGCAAATGACCGTGCGCGGAAAAGGATTTCTGCTGCGAACGGAGGAGCGAGCGGACGATCTGCATCTCGCGTTCGATACGGCGTTGGATAAAATGCAGAGGCAGATCGAACGGTACAAAGGGAAGCGTCATCGCGGTCGCGGCGATGGGCGTTCGGCGGCGGAGGTGGTGGAGGAAGAAGAGATGCCGGTGGACGAGACCGGCGAACTCCTGCCGTTGATCGCGAAGCGCAAGAAGTTCATCATCATGCCGATGAATGAAGATGAAGCCGTTGAACAAATGCGCCTGCTGGGGCATAACAACTTTTTCATCTTTTTCAACGCCGAGAAGAATTCGATCCAAGTGTTGTATCGAAGGCGGAACGGGTCGTATGGGTTGATCGAACCGATCGTCGGGTAA
- a CDS encoding CpaF family protein — MSLLKRIEQGQTGSSGGGQSSGNQGGDGSKLASLQARRVNAPITSPQAGTYFDLKTRVQNKLLSELDPTMDISRTDDVRKTIQDLFEQILAEENIVLSRPEKARLFEQITAEILGFGPLQPLLEDETITEVMVNGAKNLYIERKGKIHRVPVTFENNDHVMRIIDRIVAPLGRRIDESSPYVDARLPDGSRVNAVIPPISLVGPVLTIRKFSKNPITVDQLITYGSLSAEGVQFLKACVESRLNVVISGGTGSGKTTLLNVLSSFIPVDERILTIENAAELQLRQEHVVTLESKPPNIEGRGEITIRQLVINALRMRPDRIVVGEIRDEAALDMLQAMNTGHDGSMTTLHSNSPRDTLSRLETMTLMAGMELPARAIREQIASAVDVICHQERMRDGTRKVTNITEVSGMEGDVITMTDIFVFEQTGIENGQIVGRLRPTGLRPKFMDKIEASGINLPPSIFGIGERRRY; from the coding sequence ATGTCTCTATTGAAAAGAATTGAACAAGGACAGACGGGGTCGTCCGGCGGCGGACAATCCTCCGGCAATCAGGGAGGGGATGGTTCAAAACTTGCATCCTTGCAGGCAAGGCGCGTAAACGCGCCCATCACATCGCCGCAGGCTGGCACATACTTCGACCTGAAAACCCGCGTACAGAATAAACTACTATCCGAACTCGATCCTACCATGGATATCTCGCGGACCGATGATGTTCGCAAAACGATCCAGGATCTCTTCGAACAAATCTTGGCGGAAGAAAACATCGTTCTGTCACGGCCTGAAAAAGCCCGTTTGTTTGAGCAGATCACGGCGGAAATCCTTGGTTTTGGTCCGTTACAACCCTTACTGGAGGATGAGACCATTACGGAAGTGATGGTGAACGGCGCGAAAAATCTCTATATTGAGCGTAAAGGTAAGATTCATCGCGTGCCGGTCACTTTTGAGAACAACGATCATGTCATGCGCATCATCGACCGTATTGTGGCGCCTCTGGGAAGGCGCATCGACGAATCAAGCCCATATGTCGACGCCCGTTTGCCGGACGGCTCCCGTGTGAACGCAGTGATTCCCCCAATCTCGCTCGTTGGACCTGTCCTGACGATCCGTAAATTTTCCAAGAACCCAATTACCGTGGATCAACTCATCACGTATGGATCGCTATCGGCTGAAGGCGTGCAGTTCTTGAAAGCGTGTGTGGAATCGAGATTGAACGTGGTAATTTCCGGCGGCACAGGCTCTGGAAAGACAACATTGCTAAATGTGTTATCCAGTTTTATCCCTGTGGATGAACGAATCTTGACGATTGAAAACGCCGCAGAGTTGCAGCTTCGTCAGGAACACGTGGTTACGCTTGAATCCAAGCCGCCCAATATTGAAGGACGCGGTGAAATCACAATCCGACAGTTGGTGATCAATGCGTTGCGTATGCGCCCCGACCGTATTGTGGTGGGCGAGATCCGCGATGAGGCGGCATTAGATATGCTTCAGGCGATGAATACAGGTCATGATGGGTCGATGACCACCCTTCACTCAAATAGTCCGCGAGATACTCTTTCGCGCCTCGAAACCATGACGCTAATGGCTGGTATGGAACTCCCTGCTCGCGCCATCCGTGAACAGATTGCCTCTGCGGTGGATGTAATTTGCCATCAGGAGCGCATGCGCGATGGAACAAGAAAAGTGACCAACATCACCGAAGTCAGCGGCATGGAAGGCGATGTGATTACCATGACCGATATCTTTGTGTTCGAACAAACCGGGATCGAGAACGGCCAAATCGTTGGACGATTGCGCCCGACGGGTCTGCGTCCCAAGTTTATGGATAAGATCGAGGCGTCGGGTATTAATTTGCCCCCATCGATTTTTGGTATTGGCGAAAGGCGACGATATTAG
- a CDS encoding type II secretion system F family protein — protein sequence MNPVILLGGGILLLVLLIVGAVITVISDRSLVEERLGQFLEDDKPRVEESSRGAVVSEWLNRRVAKSSWGDRVARELARADLKFKVSEYYALIFISVAALGAIGFLLQPIWISAVIGGVIGFFLPRLYVKRQQTQRLYKFNDQLSDMLNLMVNGLRAGYSTMQAMEAVSRELPAPISDEFRRLVQEIQIGIPQEKALDNMLRRIPSDDLDFVITAINVQREVGGNLSEILDTISFTIRERVRIKGEIRVLTASVRTSGTVLSLIPVFLSVALWFVSPDYLAGFFDDRGGIPQPLCGIVAVAVIVGMIALGYFIMMKIADIEV from the coding sequence ATGAATCCCGTCATATTGCTTGGGGGGGGCATCCTCCTCCTGGTCCTCCTCATTGTTGGCGCAGTCATTACTGTGATCAGTGACCGGTCGTTGGTAGAGGAGCGCCTGGGTCAATTCCTTGAAGATGACAAGCCTCGAGTGGAAGAATCCTCGCGAGGCGCTGTCGTCAGTGAATGGTTAAACCGACGGGTTGCGAAATCTTCCTGGGGCGACCGGGTTGCCCGCGAGTTGGCGCGCGCCGATCTCAAGTTTAAAGTATCTGAATATTACGCTTTGATCTTTATTTCGGTAGCGGCCTTGGGCGCGATTGGCTTTCTCCTCCAACCGATCTGGATCTCCGCTGTGATCGGCGGTGTGATCGGGTTCTTCCTGCCGCGGTTGTACGTCAAACGACAACAAACTCAGCGGCTTTACAAGTTCAACGATCAACTTTCTGATATGCTGAACCTGATGGTAAACGGCTTACGGGCGGGGTATTCCACGATGCAAGCCATGGAAGCGGTGAGTCGGGAACTTCCCGCGCCGATTTCCGATGAGTTCAGGAGATTGGTCCAGGAGATACAGATCGGTATCCCGCAGGAGAAGGCGCTTGACAATATGCTTCGCCGCATTCCCAGCGACGACCTTGATTTCGTGATCACGGCGATCAATGTTCAGCGTGAAGTTGGCGGTAACCTATCCGAAATCCTCGATACGATTTCCTTCACCATCCGGGAACGCGTGCGGATCAAAGGCGAAATTCGCGTGTTGACCGCTTCCGTGCGCACCTCTGGAACTGTTTTGTCTCTCATCCCGGTGTTTCTAAGCGTGGCGCTTTGGTTCGTAAGCCCGGACTATCTGGCAGGATTTTTTGACGATCGCGGAGGAATACCCCAACCGCTCTGCGGAATTGTGGCTGTGGCAGTCATTGTCGGCATGATCGCGCTGGGCTATTTCATCATGATGAAGATCGCGGATATCGAGGTGTGA
- a CDS encoding acyl-CoA dehydrogenase family protein produces MNFDLTEEQTLWRKTVHEFVAKEVQPKAQEVDATSEFNWEATRKMGPLGLLGLNIPEAYGGAGVDSISAAIALEELGWGCGSTALAIAAHNGLGTTPIVLFGSELMKSKWLALVSSGKNKLAALSLTEPGAGSDLQGGVITKAVKDGNEWVINGAKMWCTNASIAEYIVTLVRTDAKGGSRSLSQILVPTSSPGLKIGRAEKKMGLRGSPTHAVTYEDVRVPLDHLVGEEGKGLQQTLSILDGGRVGIAAISIGLAQAAFEYAVSYARERKAFGKPIAEQQAIQWMLADAATEIELARTMLYKAAWLKEQGRNFNKEAAMAKMFATEMAERVCRNAIQIHGGYGYSSEYPVERIYRDARLMTIGEGTSEIQRLVIARHVLASE; encoded by the coding sequence ATGAATTTCGATTTGACCGAGGAACAGACGCTCTGGCGCAAGACCGTTCATGAGTTTGTGGCGAAGGAAGTGCAACCCAAAGCCCAGGAAGTGGACGCGACCAGTGAATTCAACTGGGAGGCAACGCGCAAGATGGGTCCGCTGGGGTTGCTGGGGTTGAACATTCCCGAAGCGTACGGCGGCGCGGGCGTGGATTCGATCAGCGCGGCGATCGCACTGGAGGAATTGGGTTGGGGGTGTGGATCAACCGCACTGGCGATTGCGGCGCATAACGGTCTCGGCACAACTCCGATCGTGCTGTTCGGAAGCGAATTGATGAAATCAAAATGGCTGGCTCTCGTATCCAGCGGAAAAAATAAGCTCGCCGCGTTGTCGCTCACCGAACCGGGCGCGGGCTCCGATCTACAGGGAGGCGTGATCACGAAAGCCGTCAAAGATGGGAACGAGTGGGTGATCAACGGCGCGAAGATGTGGTGCACGAACGCGTCCATCGCTGAGTACATCGTCACGCTCGTCCGCACGGATGCGAAAGGCGGCTCGCGTTCGTTGAGTCAAATTTTGGTGCCGACGAGTTCGCCGGGGTTGAAGATCGGTCGCGCCGAGAAAAAGATGGGACTGCGCGGCTCCCCCACCCATGCCGTGACGTATGAAGATGTGCGCGTGCCGCTCGATCATTTGGTGGGCGAAGAAGGCAAGGGATTGCAACAAACGTTGTCGATACTCGATGGCGGGCGCGTGGGCATTGCGGCAATTTCAATTGGGCTGGCGCAAGCCGCGTTCGAGTATGCGGTCAGTTACGCCCGCGAACGCAAAGCCTTTGGCAAGCCCATCGCCGAGCAACAAGCCATCCAATGGATGCTGGCAGATGCGGCGACCGAGATCGAACTCGCCCGCACAATGTTGTACAAAGCCGCATGGCTCAAAGAGCAGGGACGCAACTTCAACAAGGAAGCCGCCATGGCAAAGATGTTTGCCACTGAAATGGCGGAACGCGTCTGCCGTAATGCGATCCAAATTCACGGCGGCTACGGCTACTCGAGCGAATATCCCGTTGAAAGAATTTATCGAGACGCGAGGTTGATGACGATCGGCGAGGGGACGAGCGAGATTCAACGGTTAGTGATCGCGCGGCATGTGTTGGCGAGCGAATAG
- a CDS encoding ComF family protein has product MRSWAVFDSPVQNALHTIKYRRNIGLADAIAVDMAEFAQQLNWNVDMLIPIPLGKARLKERGYNQVALVAKPLAYELGISYAPHGVRKVRETRTQVGLTAAERRENVRAAYQADPSEVKRKSVLLMDDVATTGSTISACADALLSAGASEIYAITIARALSHHDLNRV; this is encoded by the coding sequence ATGCGTTCTTGGGCGGTTTTTGATTCGCCGGTGCAGAACGCGTTGCATACCATCAAGTATCGCCGCAACATTGGGCTTGCGGATGCGATCGCGGTAGACATGGCGGAATTTGCCCAGCAGTTGAACTGGAATGTGGATATGTTGATCCCGATTCCGTTGGGGAAGGCTCGTTTGAAAGAGCGAGGATATAATCAAGTTGCGCTCGTTGCGAAGCCTCTCGCGTATGAACTTGGGATTTCGTACGCGCCGCATGGAGTGAGAAAGGTCCGCGAGACGCGCACGCAGGTTGGCTTGACGGCGGCTGAACGGCGAGAAAACGTCCGCGCGGCGTATCAGGCTGACCCGTCGGAGGTGAAGCGGAAGTCCGTCCTGTTGATGGACGATGTGGCGACGACCGGTTCCACCATCTCCGCCTGTGCCGACGCGTTGCTGTCTGCGGGCGCATCAGAGATTTACGCCATCACGATCGCGCGGGCGCTTTCACATCACGATCTGAATCGCGTTTGA
- the folE gene encoding GTP cyclohydrolase I FolE: MESDEESNEASESKINIETISRIIRELIEAVGEDPEREGLKNTPDRVARMYTELLSGYTAEPERIINGALFNIAYDEMVIVRDIEFYSLCEHHMLPFIGRAHVAYIPKGKVIGLSKIPRIVDMYARRLQIQERMTRQIADFIQKTLEPQGVAVVVEAMHLCAMMRGVKKHDARMTTSAMHGSFRASLATRQEFLDNISRGAKPIQF; the protein is encoded by the coding sequence ATGGAGTCTGACGAGGAATCGAACGAAGCAAGCGAAAGCAAGATTAACATAGAAACCATTAGCCGCATCATCCGCGAGTTGATCGAAGCGGTGGGCGAGGACCCCGAACGCGAAGGATTGAAAAACACGCCCGACCGCGTGGCGCGGATGTATACCGAATTGTTGAGCGGCTACACGGCCGAGCCTGAGCGAATCATCAACGGCGCGTTGTTCAACATCGCCTACGACGAAATGGTCATCGTGCGCGACATCGAATTTTACAGTTTATGCGAGCATCACATGCTGCCGTTCATCGGCCGCGCGCACGTCGCGTACATCCCCAAGGGCAAAGTGATCGGCTTGTCGAAAATTCCGCGCATCGTGGATATGTACGCGCGTCGTTTGCAAATTCAAGAACGCATGACGCGCCAGATCGCGGACTTCATCCAAAAAACGCTTGAGCCGCAAGGCGTGGCGGTCGTCGTCGAAGCGATGCACTTGTGCGCGATGATGCGCGGCGTGAAGAAGCACGACGCGCGCATGACGACTTCCGCGATGCACGGATCGTTCCGCGCGAGCCTGGCGACGCGGCAGGAATTTTTGGATAACATCAGCCGCGGAGCAAAACCGATTCAGTTCTGA
- the folK gene encoding 2-amino-4-hydroxy-6-hydroxymethyldihydropteridine diphosphokinase gives MNELHLAYLSLGSNIEPEVNLPKAVKLLSKRGEVEKISSTWETEPVGGEGGNYLNACLSYKTTLAHDELKTTILHLIESSLGRKRTQDKNAPRTIDIDIVLFDDEIVGGRWLSQLFVVVPLAEIYPDFQNPTSHESIAETATRLRREFWTETRRDVLLG, from the coding sequence ATGAATGAACTCCACCTCGCGTATTTGAGTCTGGGGTCGAATATCGAGCCTGAGGTCAACTTGCCGAAGGCGGTGAAATTATTATCAAAACGCGGGGAGGTCGAAAAAATTTCAAGCACGTGGGAGACAGAACCCGTCGGCGGCGAGGGTGGAAATTATTTGAACGCGTGTTTGTCCTACAAAACAACACTCGCGCATGATGAATTGAAGACCACGATTCTTCATCTCATCGAATCAAGCCTTGGACGCAAACGCACGCAAGACAAAAATGCGCCTCGAACCATTGACATTGACATCGTCTTGTTCGACGACGAGATCGTCGGCGGACGCTGGCTCTCGCAATTGTTCGTCGTTGTGCCGCTGGCAGAAATTTATCCCGACTTTCAAAACCCCACCTCTCATGAAAGCATCGCAGAAACAGCGACGCGCCTCCGCCGTGAATTTTGGACGGAGACGCGTCGGGATGTGTTGCTAGGCTGA